A DNA window from Fusobacterium perfoetens ATCC 29250 contains the following coding sequences:
- a CDS encoding DUF6672 family protein, with protein sequence MKRVISWIIVLFITLLISVMLFFTGKLHKAILSAGRKGMEGIPKEIQYSIDKEPFKKIRATKKAAVDIKGVNHIIVIKYKDEQGETKEITKKFKAKIGQRENLDLVKLLNNDEKWITYTKEKR encoded by the coding sequence ATGAAAAGAGTAATTAGTTGGATAATTGTATTATTTATCACATTATTAATATCAGTTATGTTATTTTTTACAGGGAAACTTCATAAGGCTATATTGAGTGCTGGAAGAAAAGGAATGGAAGGAATACCTAAAGAAATACAATATAGTATAGATAAAGAACCTTTTAAAAAGATAAGAGCTACTAAAAAAGCAGCTGTAGACATAAAAGGAGTAAATCATATTATTGTAATAAAATATAAAGATGAACAAGGTGAAACAAAAGAAATTACTAAGAAATTTAAAGCTAAAATAGGACAAAGAGAAAATTTAGACCTTGTAAAATTATTAAATAATGATGAAAAATGGATAACTTATACTAAAGAAAAAAGATAA
- a CDS encoding ABC transporter permease subunit — MNLKKYINTFGWPRIIIGLFLISMYVACPFIGLNLGAALSDTLVRFGMNVVLVLSLVPMIQAGTGLNFGMPLGVEAGLLGAVISIELGLVGMKGFLVAIVVGAFFGVIFGWLYGIILNKVKGGEMMIATYIGFSSVALMCIMWLILPFKSPDMIWAYGGEGLRTTVSVENYWHGALEKALHLEGLKLPIGEILIFTIIALFIWIFFQTKSGLAMKAVGTNEKFSKATGINIDKERIKSVIFSSVLAAVGIIIYEQSFGFVQLYLAPFYMAFPAIAAILIGGASVNRATIVNVIIGTFLFQGILTMTPSVVNAIIKTDMSEIIRIIVSNGMILYALTRKGEL, encoded by the coding sequence ATGAATCTAAAAAAATATATAAATACTTTTGGATGGCCAAGAATAATTATAGGATTATTCCTTATAAGTATGTATGTGGCTTGTCCATTTATAGGATTAAATCTGGGAGCAGCTTTAAGTGATACTCTTGTAAGATTTGGAATGAACGTTGTTTTAGTATTATCATTAGTACCTATGATACAAGCTGGAACTGGATTAAATTTTGGAATGCCTTTAGGAGTTGAAGCAGGACTTTTAGGTGCCGTAATTAGTATTGAATTAGGTCTTGTTGGAATGAAAGGATTTTTAGTGGCTATAGTTGTAGGAGCTTTTTTTGGAGTTATATTTGGATGGCTTTATGGAATAATTTTAAATAAAGTTAAAGGTGGAGAAATGATGATAGCTACATATATTGGGTTTTCATCAGTTGCTTTAATGTGTATTATGTGGTTAATTCTTCCGTTTAAGAGTCCTGATATGATATGGGCTTATGGTGGAGAAGGATTACGTACAACAGTTAGTGTTGAAAATTATTGGCATGGAGCTTTAGAAAAAGCTTTACATCTTGAAGGACTTAAATTACCTATAGGAGAAATACTTATTTTTACTATAATAGCTTTATTTATTTGGATATTCTTCCAAACAAAATCAGGATTAGCTATGAAAGCTGTGGGAACAAATGAAAAATTTTCAAAAGCTACAGGAATTAATATAGATAAAGAAAGAATAAAATCTGTTATTTTTTCTAGTGTTTTAGCAGCAGTAGGAATTATAATATATGAACAAAGTTTTGGATTTGTACAATTATATTTAGCTCCATTCTATATGGCTTTCCCAGCTATAGCAGCAATATTAATAGGAGGAGCTTCAGTTAATAGAGCCACTATAGTTAATGTAATAATAGGAACATTTTTATTCCAAGGAATATTAACAATGACTCCAAGTGTTGTAAATGCAATAATAAAAACTGATATGTCAGAAATAATAAGAATAATAGTATCAAATGGAATGATATTATATGCATTAACAAGAAAGGGGGAATTATAA
- a CDS encoding ROK family protein, producing the protein MKKIVGIDIGGTMIKYGLLSIEGDILENGEVETEASKGIEVLFEKLCNIVSKYLKSNDILGIAVSGTGQIDGSIGKVIGGNPIIPGWIGTNLVEKLEKEFNLPAVLENDVNCAALGEKWLGAGKGQDNFICVTIGTGIGGGIVLNGEIFRGSSCVAGEFGHIQIEKNGKECLCGKKGCYERYASATALVSLAKEKTGKIYNGKQIFDKERKNEPIFVEVIKEWVDYFTDGLSTITYIFNPTLIIIGGGVTKQGDYLLNKFKDSLDSKLGVNYKKNLEIKFAELGNNAGMLGAEYLLLKKVGIL; encoded by the coding sequence ATGAAAAAAATAGTCGGTATTGATATTGGTGGTACAATGATAAAATATGGACTTTTATCTATTGAAGGAGATATTTTAGAAAATGGTGAAGTAGAAACAGAGGCTTCTAAAGGTATTGAGGTTCTTTTTGAAAAATTATGCAATATTGTTTCTAAATATTTAAAGTCAAATGATATTCTTGGTATAGCAGTTTCTGGTACTGGTCAAATAGATGGTAGTATTGGAAAAGTTATAGGAGGAAATCCAATTATCCCTGGATGGATAGGGACTAATCTTGTTGAAAAATTAGAAAAAGAATTTAATCTTCCTGCTGTTTTAGAAAATGATGTTAACTGTGCTGCTCTTGGAGAAAAATGGCTTGGAGCTGGAAAAGGACAAGATAATTTTATTTGTGTTACAATAGGAACAGGAATAGGTGGAGGAATTGTATTAAACGGAGAAATATTTAGAGGTTCTTCTTGTGTTGCTGGAGAATTTGGACACATTCAAATAGAAAAAAACGGTAAAGAATGTTTATGTGGAAAAAAAGGTTGTTATGAAAGATATGCTTCGGCAACAGCTTTAGTTTCTTTAGCAAAAGAAAAAACAGGTAAAATTTATAATGGTAAACAAATTTTTGATAAAGAAAGAAAAAATGAACCTATTTTCGTCGAAGTTATAAAAGAATGGGTAGATTATTTTACTGATGGACTTAGTACTATAACTTATATATTTAATCCAACTCTTATTATTATTGGTGGAGGAGTTACTAAACAAGGAGATTATCTTTTAAATAAATTTAAAGATAGTTTAGATAGTAAACTTGGAGTAAATTATAAGAAAAACTTAGAAATAAAATTTGCTGAATTAGGTAATAATGCTGGTATGTTAGGTGCTGAATATTTATTACTAAAAAAGGTTGGAATATTATAA
- a CDS encoding ABC transporter permease subunit gives MKKNNLSKILLSNIVPIIMLTLIVIAFPLSGLGVISTAQEMVERLSRNLFLVLSLLIPVVAGMGLNFGIVLGAMAGQLALIFITDWQIVGMQGIFLAAIISIPLSIILGIIGGTILNRAKGREMITSMILGFFINGVYQLIVLYGMGKVIPLTDKKLLLSRGYGVRNAIDLIDIRKVLDSFLTLKIGQIEIPIFTFLLIGLLGLFTVWFRKTKLGQDMRAIGQDIEVAKTAGIDVDGTRVIAIVISTILAGFGQIIYLQNMGTMNTYNSHEQIGMFSIAALLVGGASASKANIINAISGVFLFHMLFIVSPNAGKNLMGSAYIGEYFRVFVSYGVVALTLVLHQRIREKEQEEQRRNAIEGSYQNVEGDK, from the coding sequence ATGAAAAAAAATAATTTATCAAAAATTTTACTAAGTAATATAGTTCCTATAATAATGTTAACATTAATCGTTATAGCTTTTCCATTATCAGGGTTAGGAGTTATATCTACAGCTCAGGAAATGGTAGAAAGACTTTCAAGAAACCTTTTCTTAGTTTTATCTTTATTAATACCAGTTGTAGCAGGAATGGGATTAAACTTTGGAATTGTTCTTGGAGCTATGGCAGGTCAATTAGCTTTAATATTCATAACTGATTGGCAAATAGTAGGAATGCAAGGTATATTTTTAGCAGCAATAATTTCAATACCATTATCAATAATTTTAGGAATAATTGGAGGAACTATTCTTAATAGAGCAAAAGGTAGAGAAATGATAACATCTATGATTTTAGGTTTTTTCATTAATGGAGTTTACCAATTAATAGTTTTATATGGTATGGGAAAAGTAATACCTCTTACTGATAAAAAGTTATTATTATCAAGAGGATATGGAGTAAGAAATGCTATAGATTTAATAGATATTAGAAAAGTATTAGATAGTTTTTTAACATTAAAAATAGGACAAATAGAAATTCCTATATTTACATTTTTATTAATAGGGCTTTTAGGACTTTTTACAGTTTGGTTTAGAAAAACAAAATTAGGACAAGATATGAGAGCCATTGGACAAGATATAGAAGTAGCTAAAACAGCTGGAATTGATGTAGATGGAACAAGAGTAATAGCTATTGTTATTTCAACTATATTAGCTGGATTTGGTCAAATAATTTATCTTCAAAATATGGGAACAATGAATACTTATAACAGTCACGAACAAATAGGAATGTTTTCAATAGCAGCTCTATTAGTTGGAGGAGCTAGTGCTTCTAAAGCTAATATAATAAATGCTATTAGTGGTGTATTTTTATTCCATATGTTATTTATAGTATCTCCAAATGCTGGAAAAAATTTAATGGGTTCTGCTTATATAGGGGAATATTTTAGAGTATTTGTATCTTATGGAGTTGTTGCTTTAACATTAGTACTACATCAAAGAATAAGAGAAAAAGAACAAGAAGAACAAAGAAGAAATGCTATAGAAGGAAGTTATCAAAATGTGGAAGGTGATAAATAA
- the atpC gene encoding ATP synthase F1 subunit epsilon: protein MANFKLEIITPIGKKFSQEIEFVKVRTTEGDMGILSNHAPFVSGLQPEEISIRVTKGKEIKYYISNGFIEVSNNNVTIIVDEALLPEEIDIEMAKKEVQLAQEKLKKVNEDKQIMIVQKTLQDALMKVKIAEKLL, encoded by the coding sequence ATGGCGAACTTTAAATTAGAAATAATAACTCCTATAGGAAAAAAGTTTTCTCAGGAAATTGAATTTGTGAAAGTTAGAACAACAGAAGGAGATATGGGTATTTTATCTAATCATGCTCCTTTTGTATCAGGATTACAACCTGAAGAAATATCTATAAGAGTAACTAAAGGAAAAGAAATAAAATATTATATATCTAATGGTTTTATAGAAGTTAGCAATAATAATGTTACTATTATAGTAGACGAAGCATTATTACCAGAAGAAATAGATATTGAAATGGCAAAAAAAGAAGTTCAATTAGCTCAAGAAAAATTAAAAAAAGTTAATGAAGATAAGCAAATTATGATTGTTCAAAAAACTTTACAAGATGCTCTTATGAAGGTAAAAATAGCTGAGAAATTATTATAA
- a CDS encoding sugar ABC transporter ATP-binding protein — translation MSKRLLEISNLSKSFGENTVLRDINLEIKEGEIVGLVGENGAGKSTLMKIIFGMPVIKETGGYNGTIKLEGKEINFNSPFDALEAGIGMVHQEFSLIPGFSAGENIVLNRESTRQSFLELLFGERIKVLDKNEIKKRAEVAIENLGITINSDEFIQEMPVAHMQFTEIAREIEREKIKLLVLDEPTAVLTEGEADVLVKTIKSLAKKGISIIFITHRLNEIIEACDKVVVLRDGVMINSVATKDTNVDEITNWMIGRNIEENQNEKIQEEHLKVEDSEVILNIENLSVDMPGELVKKLNLKVREGEILGLAGMAGQGKIGVANGVMGLYYSTGKVTFEGQDIKLNDPTDPLSKGIFFVSEDRKGVGLLLDKSIEMNIAYPAIQIKELFLKKKFGCLRCMDKEEIEKNAAKYVEQLEIKCMSSKQRVQELSGGNQQKVCLAKAFTMDPKLMFVSEPTRGIDVGAKKLVLDILKKYNKEKGTTIIITSSEVEELRSICDRIAVINEGKVAGILSPKANIIEFGKYMTGIGGSN, via the coding sequence ATGAGTAAAAGATTACTAGAAATATCTAATCTATCTAAATCTTTTGGAGAAAATACTGTTTTAAGAGATATTAATCTAGAAATAAAAGAAGGAGAAATAGTAGGATTAGTAGGAGAAAATGGTGCTGGTAAATCGACATTAATGAAAATTATATTTGGAATGCCAGTAATAAAAGAAACAGGAGGATATAATGGAACAATAAAATTAGAAGGAAAAGAAATTAATTTTAATAGTCCTTTTGATGCTTTAGAAGCTGGAATTGGAATGGTTCATCAAGAATTTTCATTAATACCAGGGTTTTCAGCTGGAGAAAATATTGTTCTTAATAGAGAAAGTACAAGACAAAGTTTTTTAGAATTATTGTTTGGTGAGAGAATAAAAGTATTAGATAAAAATGAAATTAAAAAAAGAGCTGAAGTAGCCATTGAGAATTTAGGAATTACGATTAATAGTGATGAATTTATTCAAGAAATGCCAGTAGCTCATATGCAATTTACAGAAATTGCTAGAGAAATTGAAAGAGAAAAAATTAAATTATTAGTTTTAGATGAGCCTACAGCAGTTTTAACAGAAGGAGAAGCTGATGTATTAGTTAAAACAATAAAATCACTTGCTAAAAAAGGAATTTCAATTATCTTTATAACACATAGATTAAACGAAATAATTGAAGCTTGTGATAAAGTAGTTGTATTAAGAGATGGAGTAATGATTAATTCTGTAGCAACTAAAGATACAAATGTAGATGAAATAACTAACTGGATGATAGGTAGAAATATAGAAGAAAATCAAAATGAAAAAATTCAAGAAGAACATTTAAAAGTAGAAGATTCTGAAGTTATTTTAAATATAGAAAATCTATCAGTAGATATGCCTGGAGAATTAGTAAAAAAATTAAATTTAAAAGTTCGTGAAGGTGAAATTTTAGGGTTAGCTGGAATGGCTGGACAAGGAAAAATAGGTGTTGCTAACGGAGTAATGGGACTATATTATTCAACAGGAAAAGTTACATTTGAAGGACAAGATATAAAATTAAATGACCCAACAGACCCTTTATCTAAGGGAATTTTCTTTGTATCTGAAGATAGAAAAGGTGTAGGATTACTTTTAGATAAATCAATAGAAATGAATATAGCTTATCCAGCAATACAAATAAAAGAATTATTTTTAAAGAAAAAATTTGGTTGTTTAAGATGTATGGATAAAGAAGAAATAGAAAAAAATGCAGCTAAGTATGTAGAACAACTAGAGATTAAATGTATGAGTTCTAAGCAAAGAGTACAAGAGTTAAGTGGAGGAAATCAACAAAAAGTATGCTTAGCAAAAGCTTTTACAATGGACCCTAAGTTAATGTTTGTTTCAGAACCAACAAGAGGAATAGATGTAGGAGCTAAAAAATTAGTTTTAGATATCTTAAAAAAATATAATAAAGAAAAAGGAACAACAATAATAATTACTTCTTCAGAGGTAGAAGAATTAAGATCTATTTGTGATAGAATAGCAGTAATAAATGAAGGAAAAGTAGCTGGAATATTATCTCCAAAAGCAAATATAATAGAGTTTGGTAAATATATGACAGGAATAGGAGGAAGTAATTAA
- a CDS encoding dihydrodipicolinate synthase family protein: MSIEKYQGIIPAFYACYDKEGNISVEGVQKLTQHLLDKGVKGVYVGGSSGECIYQSVEERKLVLENVMKIAKGKMTVIAHIACNNTKDSQELAAHAESLGVDAIAAIPPIYFKLPEHGIAKYWNDMSAAAPNTDFIIYNIPQLAGVSLTMSLLKEMMKNPRVIGVKNSSMPVQDIQMFKAELGEGKVVFNGPDEQLLSGLAMGADGGIGGTYGVMPELYLKIEELFKKGEIAKAREIQYDACSIIYAMCGCKGNLYAVMKEILKQREGVDCGSVRNPLPELVEEDMPKVKACAAMIDEAIKKYC, encoded by the coding sequence ATGAGTATCGAAAAATATCAAGGAATTATACCAGCTTTTTATGCTTGCTATGACAAAGAAGGAAATATCAGTGTTGAAGGAGTTCAAAAATTAACTCAACACTTATTAGACAAAGGTGTTAAAGGTGTTTATGTTGGAGGTTCATCAGGAGAATGTATCTACCAAAGCGTTGAAGAACGTAAATTAGTTTTAGAAAACGTTATGAAAATAGCTAAAGGAAAAATGACTGTAATAGCTCATATTGCATGTAATAATACAAAAGATAGCCAAGAATTAGCAGCTCATGCTGAGTCTTTAGGAGTAGACGCTATAGCAGCTATCCCACCTATTTACTTCAAATTACCTGAACACGGAATTGCTAAATACTGGAATGATATGTCAGCAGCAGCTCCTAACACAGATTTCATAATCTACAACATTCCTCAATTAGCTGGAGTTTCTTTAACAATGTCTTTATTAAAAGAAATGATGAAAAACCCTAGAGTAATAGGAGTTAAAAACTCTTCAATGCCAGTTCAAGATATCCAAATGTTCAAAGCTGAATTAGGAGAAGGAAAAGTTGTATTCAACGGTCCAGATGAACAATTACTTTCTGGTTTAGCTATGGGAGCTGACGGAGGAATTGGTGGAACTTATGGAGTTATGCCTGAATTATACTTAAAAATAGAAGAATTATTCAAAAAAGGTGAAATTGCAAAAGCAAGAGAAATCCAATATGATGCTTGTTCAATAATCTATGCTATGTGTGGATGTAAAGGAAACTTATATGCAGTAATGAAAGAAATATTAAAACAACGTGAAGGTGTAGATTGTGGAAGCGTAAGAAATCCATTACCTGAATTAGTTGAAGAAGATATGCCAAAAGTAAAAGCTTGTGCTGCAATGATAGACGAAGCTATAAAAAAATATTGCTAA
- a CDS encoding DUF3798 domain-containing protein → MKKLLVCSFLLGCCSLNVFAEDYHIGVVSGTVSQSEDSLRGAEAVAAKYGSAANGGKVVHITYPDNFMQEMETTISQITALADDPKMKAIIMTEAIPGTVEAYRRVKDKRPDIILLANTAHEDPEMIADVTDLALYPDSIARGYLIVKAAKEMGAKNFVHISFPRHLSYEMLSRRRNVMKEAAKDLGMGFYEVSAPDPVSDVGVAGAQQYILEQVPNWLKQYGKDTAFFCTNDAHTEPLLKRVAEEGGYFVEADLPSPTMGYPGALGIKFTNDERGNWPKILKKVEDVVVKKGASGRMGTWAYSYNFACALAMADHAVNVIDGKTDILDFDAVMETLKANTPGAGWNGSYLVDSDGIERENYILIYQDTYVFGKGYMGMTQLEVPEKYFDVK, encoded by the coding sequence ATGAAAAAATTATTAGTTTGTTCTTTTTTACTAGGATGTTGTTCACTAAATGTCTTTGCAGAAGATTATCATATTGGAGTAGTAAGTGGAACTGTATCTCAATCTGAAGACTCTTTAAGAGGAGCTGAAGCTGTAGCAGCAAAATATGGTAGTGCAGCTAATGGAGGAAAAGTAGTTCATATAACTTATCCAGATAATTTTATGCAAGAAATGGAAACAACAATATCTCAAATAACAGCTTTAGCAGATGACCCTAAAATGAAAGCAATAATTATGACAGAAGCTATTCCAGGAACTGTGGAAGCTTATAGAAGAGTAAAAGATAAAAGACCTGATATTATCTTATTAGCTAATACAGCTCATGAAGACCCAGAAATGATAGCTGATGTTACAGATTTAGCATTATATCCAGATTCAATAGCTAGAGGATATTTAATAGTTAAGGCAGCAAAAGAAATGGGAGCTAAGAATTTTGTTCATATATCATTCCCTAGACATTTAAGTTATGAAATGTTATCAAGAAGAAGAAATGTAATGAAAGAAGCAGCAAAAGATTTAGGAATGGGATTCTATGAAGTTTCAGCTCCAGACCCAGTAAGTGATGTAGGAGTAGCTGGAGCACAACAATATATACTAGAGCAAGTTCCAAACTGGTTAAAACAATATGGTAAAGATACTGCTTTCTTCTGTACTAATGATGCTCATACAGAACCTTTATTAAAAAGAGTAGCAGAAGAAGGAGGATATTTTGTAGAGGCTGACTTACCATCTCCAACAATGGGATATCCTGGAGCTCTAGGAATTAAATTTACTAATGATGAAAGAGGAAATTGGCCAAAAATATTAAAAAAAGTAGAAGATGTTGTTGTTAAAAAAGGTGCTTCTGGAAGAATGGGAACATGGGCATATTCATATAACTTTGCTTGTGCTTTAGCAATGGCAGATCATGCTGTTAATGTAATAGATGGAAAAACAGATATATTAGATTTTGATGCTGTTATGGAAACATTAAAAGCTAATACTCCAGGAGCTGGATGGAATGGAAGTTATTTAGTTGATAGTGATGGAATTGAAAGAGAAAACTATATTTTAATATATCAAGATACTTATGTATTTGGAAAAGGATATATGGGAATGACTCAGCTAGAAGTTCCTGAAAAATATTTTGATGTAAAATAA
- the atpD gene encoding F0F1 ATP synthase subunit beta yields MENRGILTQVIGPVVDILFKDNLPKIYNALKVQNGDKELVLEVAQHIGNNMVRTIAMDDTNGLQRGMEVIDTGAPITVPVGKAVLGRILNVLGQPVDNNGPIVTEEKLPIHRPAPDFESQGTEVEIFETGIKVIDLLAPYIKGGKIGLFGGAGVGKTVLIMELINNIAKGHGGLSVFAGVGERTREGRDLYNEMTESGVLSKTSLVYGQMNEPPGARLRVGLTGLTIAENFRDKEGQDVLLFIDNIFRFTQAGSEVSALLGRTPSAVGYQPNLATEMGALQERITSTKTGSITSVQAVYVPADDLTDPAPATTFSHLDATTVLSRRIASLGIYPAVDPLDSTSKALDPEIVGKEHYDVAREVQAVLQRYKELQDIIAILGMDELSDEDKLAVSRARKIERFFSQPFTVAEQFTGMQGKYVPIKETVRGFKEILEGKYDDLPEQAFLYVGTIEEAVAKGRELLKGAE; encoded by the coding sequence TTGGAAAATAGAGGAATTCTAACACAGGTAATAGGACCAGTAGTAGATATTCTATTTAAAGACAATTTACCTAAAATATACAATGCTTTAAAGGTACAAAATGGAGATAAAGAATTAGTTCTTGAAGTAGCTCAACATATAGGAAATAATATGGTAAGAACAATAGCTATGGATGATACTAATGGATTACAAAGAGGAATGGAAGTAATCGATACTGGAGCTCCAATAACAGTACCTGTGGGTAAAGCTGTTCTTGGTAGAATATTGAATGTATTAGGACAACCAGTTGATAATAATGGACCTATTGTTACAGAAGAAAAACTTCCTATACATAGACCAGCTCCTGATTTTGAATCTCAAGGAACAGAAGTTGAGATATTTGAAACAGGAATAAAAGTAATAGACTTATTAGCTCCTTATATAAAAGGAGGAAAAATAGGATTATTTGGAGGAGCTGGAGTAGGAAAAACAGTTTTAATAATGGAGTTAATAAATAATATAGCTAAAGGTCATGGAGGACTTTCTGTATTTGCCGGAGTAGGAGAAAGAACAAGAGAAGGAAGAGACCTTTATAATGAGATGACTGAGTCAGGAGTTTTATCAAAAACTTCACTTGTTTATGGACAAATGAATGAACCACCTGGAGCAAGACTTAGAGTAGGATTAACAGGACTTACAATAGCAGAAAACTTTAGAGATAAAGAGGGACAAGATGTACTTCTATTTATAGATAATATATTTAGATTTACTCAAGCTGGTTCTGAAGTATCAGCTCTATTAGGAAGAACACCTTCAGCTGTTGGATATCAACCAAACCTTGCAACAGAAATGGGAGCTTTACAAGAAAGAATAACTTCAACAAAAACAGGTTCAATAACATCAGTTCAAGCAGTATATGTACCAGCTGATGACTTAACAGACCCAGCTCCAGCAACAACATTCTCCCATCTAGATGCTACAACAGTTCTTTCAAGAAGAATAGCTTCTCTTGGAATATATCCAGCTGTTGACCCATTAGATTCAACATCTAAAGCTCTAGACCCAGAGATTGTTGGTAAAGAACATTATGATGTAGCTAGAGAAGTTCAAGCTGTATTACAAAGATATAAAGAATTACAAGATATCATAGCTATTTTAGGAATGGATGAATTATCTGATGAAGATAAATTAGCTGTTTCTAGAGCAAGAAAAATAGAGAGATTTTTCTCACAACCATTTACAGTAGCAGAACAATTTACAGGAATGCAAGGAAAATATGTTCCTATAAAAGAAACTGTAAGAGGATTTAAAGAAATATTAGAAGGTAAATATGATGATTTACCAGAACAAGCTTTCTTATATGTAGGAACAATTGAGGAAGCAGTAGCTAAAGGAAGAGAGTTATTGAAGGGAGCTGAATAA
- a CDS encoding N-acetylmannosamine-6-phosphate 2-epimerase, with translation MSKFEDVKGKLIVSCQALPDEPLHSSFIMGRMAYAAFVGGASGIRANTVSDIQEIKKNVSLPIIGIIKEVYGDNPVYITPTIKEIDKLVAEGVDVIAIDGTKRERPDGNTLEGLMKEVRAKYPNQLFMADISCVEEAVNCEKLGFDIVGTTLVGYTEYTKGNNPLTELEKVIKAVNIPVIGEGNLDTPEKARKALDLGAYAVVVGGAITRPQQITKKFVTEMTK, from the coding sequence ATGAGTAAATTTGAGGATGTTAAAGGAAAATTAATAGTTTCTTGTCAAGCTCTTCCTGATGAACCATTACATAGTTCTTTCATAATGGGAAGAATGGCTTATGCTGCTTTTGTTGGTGGAGCTTCTGGAATTAGAGCTAATACTGTTTCTGATATTCAAGAAATTAAGAAAAATGTTTCTCTTCCTATCATTGGAATTATAAAAGAAGTTTATGGAGATAATCCTGTTTATATAACTCCAACAATTAAAGAAATTGATAAACTAGTTGCTGAAGGAGTAGATGTTATTGCTATAGATGGAACAAAAAGAGAAAGACCTGATGGAAATACTTTAGAAGGACTTATGAAAGAAGTTAGAGCTAAATATCCTAATCAATTATTTATGGCTGATATTTCTTGTGTAGAAGAAGCTGTTAATTGTGAAAAATTAGGTTTTGATATAGTTGGAACTACTCTTGTTGGATATACTGAATATACAAAAGGAAATAATCCACTTACAGAATTAGAAAAAGTAATTAAAGCAGTTAATATTCCTGTAATTGGAGAAGGAAATTTAGATACTCCTGAAAAAGCTAGAAAAGCTTTAGATTTAGGAGCTTATGCAGTTGTTGTAGGAGGAGCTATCACTAGACCTCAACAAATCACTAAAAAATTCGTAACTGAAATGACAAAATAA
- a CDS encoding YhcH/YjgK/YiaL family protein, which produces MIYGEIKDLAQYKGISKNLDTAIDYILSGKYKDGVVGKNVIDGDNVYFNHPDYPMTKEIKDAFFEGHKQYIDIHVVIDGEENLGFTPNPEMKLTKEYDAEGDYELFEGEVKNFFHLTPERFVMFFPNEPHMALVKVNEVKKIRKVIFKVLV; this is translated from the coding sequence ATGATATATGGAGAAATTAAAGATTTAGCTCAATATAAAGGAATTTCAAAAAATTTAGATACTGCTATTGATTACATTTTATCTGGAAAATATAAAGATGGAGTTGTTGGTAAAAATGTTATAGATGGAGATAATGTATATTTCAATCATCCTGATTATCCAATGACAAAAGAAATTAAAGATGCTTTTTTTGAAGGACATAAACAATATATAGATATTCATGTTGTTATAGATGGAGAAGAAAATTTAGGATTTACTCCTAATCCAGAAATGAAATTAACTAAAGAGTATGATGCTGAAGGAGATTATGAATTATTTGAAGGAGAAGTTAAAAACTTTTTCCACTTAACTCCTGAAAGATTTGTTATGTTCTTCCCTAATGAACCTCATATGGCTCTTGTAAAAGTTAATGAAGTTAAAAAAATTAGAAAAGTAATTTTTAAAGTTTTAGTATAA